Below is a genomic region from Erigeron canadensis isolate Cc75 chromosome 7, C_canadensis_v1, whole genome shotgun sequence.
AAAAATACTGTCAAAagacaaaaacataaaatttaataataataatatcgtaataaaataaaataaaataaaaatattgggTTCATTTCGTCCTCTAAAATTGGAACCTTCATCATCTTCACAGAATTGTCATTCATCGTCGTCATCATGAAATATTGAAATTCACCATAACAATAATCTccctaattaatttattaattatcaaTATTGCCTAAATAATTAATTCCAGGTTAAATACTAAATAATTACCTTCTACATGTGCatattttcataatttaacatAATATGTATATTGCTGTATGTAATAATTTCGTTGTtatgtaaattatttaaaatttgattGATTCATGTATGTAGGTTTGgtctaaatatataattacGACAAAAGAGAGAGATGCCGAGCAGTCATGCAGGTTCTACGTCGTCAAGAAGAAGCAGCATGTCTCATCATCAACGTAGACGACATTCCGAGAGTACTGCAAGAAGCAGAGCACCTGCTCCTTTACCTACACCCGATCGTAGATCCATTAGTTCTTCTTCTCGTTCAATGTACGTCGttatacatacaaacatatgTTCTTCCTTATTCGTTGTGTTTTATCGGTACTTATTTATAGATTCTATAACTCTTAAGTTATTTAATTACTTTAATACTTTACATGCATATATAAGTACTAGTCATAAGCGTTCTgcgtaaaagtaattgatgtaaaatgggtAGTGTACgtaattttataaaagttaacggtagatgttgtaaattatgttCAATAAGGGTGTTATAGGTATTTCAAGTAGTTATTATAAGTACTTCAAGTGGAGATCTTTTATATAATGGATAAAAAAGGAAGACATTTTGGGGTTATTAACAacttagttgaaaaaaaaatagagggaattatatgctttataaggttgtatatataaatataaatataaaagctTCTATATTCGTTGTGAAAACGCTAGTAAGCGTGTTTGCCCAACTGAGGATGTGACCTTATTCGCAAAGCCCTCTTCTCTGAAACCAATTGCTAACGGGTTATAGAATAGACGTTGGGATAAACAGTTTGTGCTTGTCAGTATTTGTTAATCAAGGTGTCAAATAGTCAGTTTAGGTATGAGTTGCATGCTCGCTGTAACAAAACCGGCTCAAACAAGTGTGTGTTTGATTATAACAGCTTCAGACACGATCTGTGAAGGTTGGTCTTATTGGAACTTATTGTCTTATTGTGAAATTTTTGTTATCACATAATCACTTTTAGAAAGGCACAGCCAAAATGAACTGCATATTTTGATATACAATTTATGAGCTTTTTTTACATGTTGGCATGTATCTTGTATAGGGGACTAACAGGGGAACGTACAGTGAAGCGATTGCGTCTCTCAAAGGCTTTGACAGCGCCTGAAACGACAAGCATTTATGAAGCATGCCGAAGAATGGCTGCTAGAAAAGTTGATGCTCTTTTGGTCACAGATTCAAAATCTTTACTATGTGGGATATTGACAGATAAGGTTTATTGTCTTACCTTTTTACTTAATAGTTCTCCATTTTGGTTATTATAACTTACTAATTAGCTTTCTTCATGATTGAAGGATATTGCAACAAGAGTTATTGCTCGTGAGATTGATTTTGAGAACACACCTGTCTCAAAAGTGATGACAAGAAATCCTGTTTTTGTACTTGCTGATACTCTTGCTGTGGAAGCCCTGCAAAAGATGGTGCAAGGTTAGTATTTCTATCAGTAGTAACAAGGTGAAATTTGGCTTGTTTACACATGTTTGATTCCTGAACTTTGGCCTTGTTTTAGAATTTTGACTTATACGCATATAAGTTAGATAGTGTCTATCCTACTTCTGTTTTCTGTATCCGCTACTGATATCTGCAGCACACCTTGTTAATCTAGAAACTGACATGTCTAAAACTGCAGGGAAATTTAGGCACTTGCCTGTTGTAGAGCATGGACAAGTTATTGCTTTGCTCGACATAGAAAAGTGTTTATATGATGCTATTGCACGTATGGAACGTGCAGCTGAAAAAGGGAAGGCCATAGCAGCTGCTGTTGAGGGTGTTGAGAAGCACTGGGGATCTTCTATTTCCAGTTAGTTGAAGTTTGTTTGTACTTTCGTTTTTTTCCCGCTTTTGCATTTCAGTGTCAGTTTTAACTATATGAGTACATTATCCAAATAGGTTCCAACACATTTGTTGAATCACTTCGTGAGCGAATGTTCAGGCCATCTTTATCTACAATAATCTCCGAGAATCCAAAGTAGGTAATACCTTTATCTTTTTTATGAATTTCTTCATACTATGATAAGAATATAAGATATGTATTATTTCCCCTAAATAATACCCGCTCTATATTCATCAAATTGAGCATCTACCAGGATTGTCACAGTTTCACCATCTGACACAGTGGTAACAGCAACAAAAAAGATGCTTGAGTATCGCATGAGCTCTGCTGTTGCAACTGTTGATAACAAGCCAGTCGGGATTTTAACGTGAGTGCcaattatataaagtttatgCAATTTGAAAGAATGTAAAACAATTTTACGAGTCTATAACACGTTCTTGCACTTTATTAGGTCAAAGGATATTTTGATGAGAGTGATAGCACAAGATCTTCGCCCTGAATTAATCTTAGTTGAGAAGGTAAGTcctttttttgttcttgtatTGTCTAAATTTATGCTATATGTATTCCGACACAATTTTTTTATGCTTTTTATCAAGTAGGTGATGACCCCGAATCCTGAATGTGCAACACTTGATACTCCTATTCTCAATGCCCTGCATAATATGCATGATGGAAAGTACTTACATCTTCCTGTTGTTGATAAAGGTATTCATAGGATACGGACTGTTGTATTTTATCCAGGGTCTCTAttgttaacattttttaatCAAGTGTGTTGGGATAATGTTTGTTGTTGATCGTATACAATTCATATATTTCTAATACAAGCAGACCTTTGATGCAGAGGGAGCTGTCGTTGCCATTGTCGATGTGCTTCACATAACTCATGCCGCGGTAACCACAGTAAGTAAACTATTCTCTCTTTTAA
It encodes:
- the LOC122606644 gene encoding CBS domain-containing protein CBSCBSPB1-like, yielding MPSSHAGSTSSRRSSMSHHQRRRHSESTARSRAPAPLPTPDRRSISSSSRSMGLTGERTVKRLRLSKALTAPETTSIYEACRRMAARKVDALLVTDSKSLLCGILTDKDIATRVIAREIDFENTPVSKVMTRNPVFVLADTLAVEALQKMVQGKFRHLPVVEHGQVIALLDIEKCLYDAIARMERAAEKGKAIAAAVEGVEKHWGSSISSSNTFVESLRERMFRPSLSTIISENPKIVTVSPSDTVVTATKKMLEYRMSSAVATVDNKPVGILTSKDILMRVIAQDLRPELILVEKVMTPNPECATLDTPILNALHNMHDGKYLHLPVVDKEGAVVAIVDVLHITHAAVTTVGNTAGIDNETASSMMQKFWDSAMAITPIDEDDELRSESSFRLMSEAETTKSLPYPSSTIPNTFGFKIQDKRGRMHRFICDTRSLADLITAILQRVGGEIDRRNLPQILYEDEDKDKVILATDSDLAAAVEHARLSGWKGLKLHLDYSGIPKYRKGASTEAGSMDYIQRDAWTTAYSSVAAGAALVAGLGMVAFLRRAGN